Proteins from one Setaria italica strain Yugu1 chromosome V, Setaria_italica_v2.0, whole genome shotgun sequence genomic window:
- the LOC101779889 gene encoding uncharacterized protein LOC101779889, with translation MESASNGKGGDDPGSSEEDHGTGKEMEAQHGEEGSVTKKPRVEDEEAELLIILKRFRKYWMEAFSEFYGPFEATTGPEVGPKRYTESGPPFRAMHYDALEVFSLKVTQIKEGLEWPLRVFGLVAVRDSMDYKRNILFQRSKENCQIPPQRIPIWCLQVLAAQLH, from the exons atggAATCCGCGTCAAATGGAAAAGGAGGAGATGATCCTGGCTCGTCGGAAGAGGATCACGGCACCGGGAAGGAGATGGAGGCGCAGCATGGAGAGGAAGGATCGGTGACGAAGAAGCCACGTGTTGAAGACGAGGAGGCAGAGCTGCTCATAATTTTGAAAAGGTTCCGTAAGTATTGGATGGAGGCTTTTTCTGAGTTCTACGGCCCCTTTGAAGCCACAA CCGGACCGGAAGTTGGACCTAAGCGCTACACGGAGTCAGGACCGCCCTTCCGCGCTATGCACTACGACGCCTTGGAGGTCTTCTCGCTCAAGGTGACCCAGATCAAGGAGGGTCTGGAGTGGCCTCTCCGTGTCTTTGGCCTGGTCGCTGTGCGGGACTCGATGGATTACAAGCGCAACATACTGTTCCAACGGTCTAAGGAAAACTGCCAAATCCCACCGCAGAG GATCCCTATTTGGTGCTTACAGGTCCTAGCCGCGCAATTGCATTGA